Within Claveliimonas bilis, the genomic segment ATGAATCACCTGATCCATATTGGTAAAAGAAAACAGCCGGAGGGAAAGAGAGCGCTCCTTTTCTGACTTCTTATCGGAAGTTTCCGACACGGAGGAAACACTTTCCTTAACTTTTCCCAGGAGATTTAAAAGCTCCTCGGCGCCTTCCAGCTTTTCAAGGGCTGATTCCTTTACGGAGTCCCATTCTCCTCCCGGAGAAGGGGCAAATTTAGAAAATCTAGTATCGAGTTCCTCAGGATCTTCGACTTTTGTGATTATCAGCACGATTGAATCGGAAGAAGCGGGAATCGCTTCTATCATAAGAGGAATATCCTCGGCTTCAAAACCGAATTCAAATGCCGCTTGTTGCATCATATCATGGAAAAGTGATTTTGCCTTTTCAGTTCCATAGGCAAGTTCGCTTAACTGAAGCTGCCTGTCAGTTAAATCAGCACGTGTAAGAGTACAGCGAATCTGATTATCGTTGATCTTTTCAATCTTCATAATTATCACTTCCTTTTTCACAGTATATCATATGGGATGATCAGAGTTCAATAAAATAAAAATAAAAAAAGCTTGCGTTAACATAAAAATAGGTGCTATAATACCAATACAGAAATTAGTATTCCCAAATCATACATTCTTAGAATAGATCTGTCAATCAGATTTTATTTACGATCAGGTAATCTCAATGTAAATCTAGTAACCAATCAACAATATTTCAAACAAGTCGGATCAGACGCAATTCAACAGGAAAGTTTTATTTAATCAGAAAAAGTTCAAAAACATGTTTCAACAAGAAAAAGATCTGCTCGAAAAATGTTGAAAGAAGCGAGTGCTGTTTCTGTAATCAGACATATTTTAATATATCACGCACTTCCATAAGGAGATATGTCTGAATGTAAGTTTTAGTTATATTCCATTTTATGCAGACGGAAGGAAAAGGTTTCTTTGCAGCAGGAAAAAGGAGGCTGTGATGCCGGAAGAAAGAAAGGAATTTCAGGAAATGTTCAGTGAGCTGAACATGTATGAAAAACGGGGAGTATATATTGCAATGGAGGGAAAACCGGCAAGCCCGACACAGATCGTACAGGCGCATATGGTGAGTGAAGATTCCGGATATATGAGAGATTATGTTTTAAATGAAAACGGAGATCTGAAAGCGTTGTACTTCTATCATGTTAACCAGAGTATTTAAAAGTAAAAAAGCGCAGACACCCCTCGCGGAATAACGGAGAACAGTCCAGCCGCGCCATGTGGCAACCCTGTGGCTGAACTGTTACAAAAA encodes:
- a CDS encoding adaptor protein MecA; amino-acid sequence: MKIEKINDNQIRCTLTRADLTDRQLQLSELAYGTEKAKSLFHDMMQQAAFEFGFEAEDIPLMIEAIPASSDSIVLIITKVEDPEELDTRFSKFAPSPGGEWDSVKESALEKLEGAEELLNLLGKVKESVSSVSETSDKKSEKERSLSLRLFSFTNMDQVIHAAHLLQSIYFGSNTLYKDHKADMYILALTQSDHTTREFNRICNMLSEYGTLEKASSASLAYLEEHCEIILSADAVQNLSQI